In Vibrio japonicus, one DNA window encodes the following:
- the trkA gene encoding Trk system potassium transporter TrkA has protein sequence MKIIILGAGQVGGTLAENLVGENNDITIVDRDNDRLRELQDKYDLRVVHGHASHPNSLREAGAQDADMLVAVTNTDETNMAACQVAFSLFNTPNRIARIRSPEYLAEKEALFQSGAVPVDHLIAPEELVTSYIERLIQYPGALQVVSFADQKVSLVAVKAYYGGPLVGNALSTLREHMPHIDTRVAAIFRQGRPIRPQGTTIIEADDEVFFVAASNHIRSVMSELQRLEKPYRRVMIVGGGNIGASLAKRLEQTYSVKLIERGYQRAEKLSEELENTIVFCGDAADQELLSEENIDQVDVFIALTNEDETNIMSAMLAKRMGAKKVMVLIQRGAYVDLVQGGVIDVAISPQQATISALLTHVRRADIVNVSSLRRGAAEAIEAIAHGDETTSKVVGRAIGDIKLPPGTTIGAIVRGEEVLIAHDRTVIEQDDHVVMFLVDKKYVPDVEALFQPSPFFL, from the coding sequence ATGAAAATCATCATTCTTGGCGCAGGTCAGGTAGGCGGTACGCTGGCAGAAAACCTGGTAGGTGAAAACAACGATATTACGATTGTTGACCGAGATAATGACCGACTGCGAGAACTGCAAGACAAGTACGATTTGCGTGTGGTACACGGGCACGCCAGTCATCCAAACTCGCTTCGCGAAGCGGGCGCACAAGATGCGGATATGTTGGTCGCAGTGACAAATACGGACGAAACCAATATGGCAGCTTGTCAGGTCGCGTTCTCTCTGTTTAACACGCCAAACCGAATTGCACGGATTCGCTCACCAGAGTACCTAGCCGAGAAAGAAGCGCTATTCCAGTCCGGTGCGGTCCCCGTCGATCACCTAATTGCCCCAGAAGAGTTAGTCACAAGCTATATCGAACGCTTGATTCAATACCCAGGTGCACTACAGGTAGTAAGCTTTGCCGATCAAAAAGTCAGCCTTGTGGCAGTAAAAGCCTACTATGGCGGCCCTCTGGTTGGTAATGCACTTTCCACGCTGCGTGAGCACATGCCGCACATCGACACTCGTGTGGCTGCCATTTTCCGTCAAGGCCGACCAATTCGTCCACAAGGAACAACCATTATCGAAGCCGATGATGAAGTGTTCTTTGTCGCAGCAAGTAACCACATTCGCTCAGTCATGAGTGAACTGCAACGTTTGGAAAAGCCGTATCGCCGCGTAATGATCGTGGGCGGCGGTAATATCGGCGCAAGTTTGGCAAAACGTTTGGAGCAAACCTACAGCGTGAAGCTGATTGAACGCGGTTACCAACGTGCTGAAAAACTCTCTGAAGAGCTCGAAAACACCATTGTCTTCTGTGGTGACGCGGCCGATCAGGAACTCCTCAGCGAAGAAAACATCGATCAAGTAGATGTCTTCATCGCACTGACCAACGAAGATGAAACCAACATCATGTCTGCGATGCTCGCTAAGCGCATGGGCGCGAAGAAAGTGATGGTTTTGATCCAGCGTGGTGCTTACGTTGACCTTGTTCAAGGCGGTGTGATTGATGTTGCAATCTCCCCTCAGCAAGCAACGATTTCTGCGTTGTTAACTCACGTTCGTCGTGCCGATATTGTTAACGTATCCTCTTTACGACGAGGCGCAGCAGAAGCGATTGAAGCGATCGCACACGGTGATGAAACGACGTCAAAAGTAGTTGGCCGAGCGATCGGTGATATTAAACTACCGCCAGGCACGACCATTGGTGCTATCGTGCGTGGTGAAGAAGTCCTGATTGCCCATGACCGTACCGTGATTGAACAAGATGACCACGTGGTGATGTTCTTAGTTGATAAGAAATATGTGCCAGACGTAGAAGCCCTGTTCCAACCGAGTCCGTTCTTCCTATAA
- the rsmB gene encoding 16S rRNA (cytosine(967)-C(5))-methyltransferase RsmB — protein MNVRAAAANVLFLVVDKGHSLSNALPAAQQKVRPRDHALLQEICFGALRYLPRLESIANELMDKPLKGKQRVFHHLILVGIYQLSFMRIPAHAAVGETVEGTKELKGPRLRGLINAVLRNYQRNQEELDAMAVSHDAGKYGHPSWLLKLLKESYPDQWEQIVEANNNKAPMWLRVNHQYHTRDEYQALLKNENIDSTAHSEANDALRLAVPCDVTTLPGFDKGWVSVQDAAAQLSINYLTPKDGELILDCCAAPGGKTAHILERTQGCEVVAIDCDETRLKRVHENLERLKLNAKVICGDARNPQDWWQGEQFDRILLDAPCSATGVIRRHPDIKWLRRGDDIAALAELQSEILDAMWQQLKPGGTLVYATCSITPQENKEQVKAFLTRTANAQLEGSDANNPGRQILPGEEGMDGFYYAILKKSA, from the coding sequence ATGAATGTTCGTGCTGCTGCAGCAAACGTCCTATTCCTCGTGGTCGACAAAGGTCACTCTCTCTCTAACGCACTCCCTGCGGCTCAACAAAAAGTAAGACCTCGTGACCATGCTCTACTGCAAGAGATTTGCTTTGGCGCACTGCGCTACCTTCCTCGCCTTGAATCCATTGCCAATGAGCTGATGGATAAACCATTAAAAGGCAAACAACGCGTATTTCACCACTTGATCTTGGTTGGTATCTATCAATTGAGCTTCATGCGTATTCCTGCCCATGCGGCCGTTGGTGAAACAGTGGAAGGCACTAAAGAGCTCAAAGGTCCTCGTCTGCGTGGATTAATCAACGCGGTACTGCGCAACTACCAACGTAACCAAGAAGAGTTGGATGCCATGGCGGTTAGCCACGATGCAGGTAAATACGGTCATCCTAGCTGGCTTTTAAAGCTACTGAAAGAAAGCTATCCAGATCAATGGGAACAGATTGTTGAAGCGAACAACAACAAAGCGCCAATGTGGCTTCGCGTCAACCACCAGTACCATACTAGAGACGAATACCAAGCACTGCTCAAAAATGAAAACATTGATAGCACTGCTCACAGTGAAGCGAACGACGCCCTAAGATTGGCAGTACCATGTGACGTAACGACATTGCCAGGCTTTGATAAAGGCTGGGTTTCCGTTCAGGATGCCGCTGCGCAGCTCTCAATCAATTACTTAACTCCGAAAGACGGCGAGCTAATCTTAGATTGTTGTGCTGCTCCGGGCGGTAAAACCGCGCATATTCTGGAACGTACCCAAGGCTGTGAAGTGGTCGCTATAGACTGCGATGAAACACGCCTAAAGCGCGTTCACGAAAACCTAGAGCGCCTAAAACTTAACGCAAAAGTTATTTGCGGCGACGCCCGTAATCCGCAAGACTGGTGGCAAGGCGAGCAATTTGATCGCATTCTGCTTGATGCGCCATGTTCGGCTACCGGTGTTATTCGTCGCCACCCAGATATCAAGTGGCTACGTCGCGGCGATGACATCGCGGCACTGGCAGAGCTACAAAGTGAAATTTTAGATGCCATGTGGCAACAGCTTAAACCGGGTGGTACTTTGGTGTATGCGACATGCTCAATCACGCCACAAGAGAACAAAGAGCAGGTAAAGGCGTTTCTTACCCGTACAGCTAACGCGCAGTTAGAAGGCTCTGACGCGAACAATCCAGGTCGTCAGATATTGCCTGGTGAAGAAGGGATGGATGGATTTTACTACGCCATCCTTAAGAAAAGCGCGTAA
- the fmt gene encoding methionyl-tRNA formyltransferase, with the protein MSKPLKIVFAGTPDFAARHLAALLSSEHDVIAVYTNPDRPAGRGKKLTASAVKNLAVEHNVPVYQPENFKSDEAKQELADLNADIMVVVAYGMLLPQAVLDTPKLGCINVHGSILPRWRGAAPIQRSIWAGDKETGVTIMQMDIGLDTGEMLKVATLPIEATDTSASMYEKLAELGPQALVECLADIANGKTVPVKQDDEQANYAKKLSKEEARINWSDDAAHIERCVRAFNPWPMSHFEALENNIKVWQSRVDEQSTDKPAGTILQADKTGIYVATGNGVLVLEQLQVPGKKAMAVQDILNSRANWFEVGSVLS; encoded by the coding sequence TTGAGCAAACCTTTAAAAATCGTTTTCGCAGGTACTCCGGACTTCGCCGCCCGTCATTTGGCGGCGTTGTTGTCTTCGGAGCACGATGTCATTGCTGTTTACACTAACCCTGACCGTCCAGCAGGCCGTGGTAAGAAACTGACGGCAAGTGCAGTTAAAAACTTAGCCGTTGAACACAATGTACCTGTCTACCAACCAGAAAACTTTAAGTCTGATGAAGCAAAACAAGAGCTTGCAGACTTAAACGCTGACATCATGGTCGTGGTGGCTTACGGTATGCTATTGCCACAAGCGGTGCTTGATACCCCTAAACTGGGTTGTATCAACGTACACGGCTCGATTCTTCCTCGTTGGCGTGGTGCAGCACCGATTCAGCGCTCTATTTGGGCTGGCGATAAAGAGACTGGCGTGACCATCATGCAGATGGATATTGGTCTAGATACTGGCGAGATGCTGAAAGTCGCGACGCTACCTATCGAAGCAACCGACACCAGTGCTTCTATGTACGAGAAACTCGCTGAGCTAGGCCCTCAAGCACTAGTGGAGTGTCTGGCTGACATCGCAAACGGTAAGACAGTACCTGTAAAACAAGATGATGAGCAAGCGAACTACGCGAAGAAGCTGAGCAAAGAAGAAGCTCGCATCAATTGGAGCGATGACGCTGCGCACATCGAACGCTGTGTTCGCGCTTTCAACCCATGGCCAATGAGCCACTTTGAAGCGTTAGAAAACAACATCAAAGTATGGCAAAGCCGAGTAGACGAACAATCGACTGATAAGCCTGCAGGAACGATTTTGCAAGCGGATAAGACGGGTATCTACGTGGCGACGGGCAATGGCGTACTGGTACTGGAACAGCTTCAAGTGCCAGGTAAAAAAGCCATGGCAGTGCAAGATATTCTCAACTCTCGCGCCAACTGGTTTGAAGTTGGAAGCGTACTGAGCTAA
- the def gene encoding peptide deformylase, whose protein sequence is MSVLQVLTFPDDRLRTVAKPVEEVTPEIQKFVDDMIETMYDEEGIGLAATQVDFHQRIVVIDVSDTRDEPMVLINPEIIEKRGEDGIEEGCLSVPGARALVPRAAEVSVKALNRDGEEFTFEADDLLAICVQHELDHLEGKLFVDYLSPLKRKRIQEKLAKIKRFNEKHAS, encoded by the coding sequence CACAGTCGCTAAGCCTGTAGAAGAGGTGACTCCTGAGATTCAAAAATTCGTTGATGACATGATTGAAACCATGTACGACGAAGAAGGTATTGGCCTGGCTGCGACCCAGGTAGATTTCCACCAACGCATTGTCGTTATCGATGTTTCAGATACGCGTGACGAGCCAATGGTGCTGATCAATCCAGAAATCATCGAAAAACGCGGTGAAGATGGCATTGAAGAAGGCTGTCTATCTGTACCTGGTGCACGTGCACTGGTTCCGCGTGCAGCTGAAGTGAGCGTAAAAGCGCTAAACCGTGACGGCGAAGAGTTTACATTTGAAGCAGACGACCTGCTTGCCATCTGTGTTCAACATGAGCTTGACCACCTAGAAGGCAAACTGTTTGTTGATTACCTTTCGCCTTTAAAGCGTAAGCGCATTCAAGAAAAGCTCGCGAAAATCAAACGCTTTAACGAGAAGCACGCAAGCTAA